aagagagaaatctTTACTGTgtagaatattatttaaaagtcCGAGGTttctaatataaaaaaagatatttttgtTGGAATTGTTTGTTcattttctgtttcttttttttccttaaataaaatagtcatttaataaaattgtgaAGCGAGTTTTATGTGCGTCATTAACAGGCACAATATGCGTATAGTTATTGTAACCAGTAACCGGACGATTGTTATCTGACACTTGAGTTCTGATATCGATTTCCTCGTAAATTTCAACCgtcattatttcaatttgttttttatGAATGATAAAGCATGCTTTGTTATGTCTTACATAAGTTTGAacagatttaaaaaattgcgGTATCATAAGTGCCTCGTTATTTTAAAATGGCGGGAATTTCAAATGTTCTGGAAAGAACttggatgaaatttaaaaaatgcacTGGTTATTCAACTTTTTTGCAAACAATTGTTCGacattcttttctatttttttattagttaaAGGATGACGTGTAGTTAAAATAAAGCGCGCGACAATTTGAATCGATTATAGCCGGCTTCAGTCTGGTTGCTGAGTTTCTGGTCCGCCTTGTCAGCCAGGATCAAAATAATCGGTTGAGTCTCGTGACCACAGGCATCTTTAAGTTAGAAACAGAATATTGGTTGAttcaaaagaaatttgaaagcTGACATTGGGCGAAAACCCAACTAGCTTGTTGGCTTTAAGCCAGACTTAATGACATAAAGCTGCATATACTATCATTTTAGTCGTTCCTCGAATTTATTCGATTCGACGTCTTGTATATTTTACTtgtgataaaaaagaaagtgcACATTACTTATCAAACAATGGACGGTATGGATTTCGATACAGATATCTTCTTTCAGTTTCGACTAAAGTTAAGTATCTATGATTCAAAGTTAAATACATACCTCGCTTTTACTATCAGGTTGTGTTAGAAATAACCGTAATTTCTGTTATACCTCTATGTGCATTCGAATTAGTTCTTTTGCTTGTATAAGCTGTTTTTTAACCCAAAAGGAATCGATAAAAAATGCTTGTGTAATCAATCGAAGATGTACAAGTTCAAAAACTAATTCAATGAAACCTACCAACGTCAAGGCTTCTTTGAACTTTTCCTGTTTTTTATGCCCGATATTTCTCTGTACGCGGAAAAAATTCGAAAGTgacattttgttttattaccgTCCCAGTATTTTTGTATCAAGGCGAGCAACTTTATTCGACATTCCCATTGAGATACTCGTTTCACTTACAATTACCATAGTACTTTAATGTGTTCAAATTTGGAACTAAACGTTTATTATATCGTACGCGTGTCAAGTATATTGTCTGGCATCTACCTTTAAATAAGTATAGACAAATATAATGTTCAATCGACGATTAACTAATTTTTACTGACGTTAATTTACTATTGAATTATCGTGACATTGTTTACTTACCTGGCCTCGTCCATCCATTATAACACATTAACGTGTCTATAAAAAAGCTTACTAAACATTTTTTCCTCGTACTTACGTTTTTGGTTTCGTAATTATCAGGCTGTTCCTAGTGACTTTTCACCGATTGTTTAAAAGCCGATTGTCTTCGAAGGTCACACATTACTCTTTATGTGTGTTCTACGTAACAGTCATGTACTTAATTAATCgcaaatgtttaaatattgtTCCCGTTATAACGGCGTGAATTACATCCGTCAGAAAAATTACCGGATTTAGTGAGAAATTTGTTTGACCACGTGACATTTGGACCCGGCGGATCAGACAGAACATAACCAGCTTTTCATTCGGTTAAATTGTAGATATAACCAGTGAATACTGGTTCCGAATATACAGACAGATAAGATGCTCTGAGGGGAATCATTTATTTCTCAAAGAAGAAGATTTTGAACTGTTTGTAAATTGCTTTAGTCGTGTAGGATTATGACGCGCACGTAATTGGCGCGAAAAGCGAAGAAATTTAAACGAACCGTAACGGAGAGTAGCATTGTCCCTTATCAAGAAAACTATAATACACGCGTTTTCAATTACGaatgttaaataaaagttAAGAGCATAGCAGTAAATTTGATTTACGGGTTGCGTACATATTTACATTATATAAATGTAAACAGTGAAGACACGTTCTTTCGTACATATAAAACGTGGTaacaatgaaagaaaaatacacGGCAGTTACGCACTGCCAGATGTCAAAATTACAGAATATGGCGTACAGAAGAAGGTTAATTATTAAGATATTAATCATGCATGATTTAACGAGATTTATCTCGCCATTCCGCGGCATGGTCTGTTTCAACGTGCAAAACGGCGGTTGTTTATCGGTGCGGTTACAAATATGAAATTTCGTTGAAATAATTAGAACCGATAATCATGTTTTATGTTGCCTTTCCAGTATATGGACATTGGGGAAGACATCGCTGTTCCCGAGGATTTCACGACTAATGAAATGGTCTCTGGAATGTGGTGGCGACATTTGGTTGCCGGTGGCGTAGCTGGTATCGTATCGCGCACGTGTACCGCTCCTTTGGATCGTATTAAAGTCTATCTGCAGGTAGGTttacaaaatgaaaagtatTCGTTATACTTCCTGTTCAGGGTATTTAAAGTAAATGCATATTATTTAAGTACTATGTGGTACAAAAATATGCAAACGAATTAGCTctgtttatttttacaaagaaGAATACTTTTAGGTACATGGAACGCGACACTGCAAAATCAGAAGTTGCTTCAGCTACATGCTCCGCGAGGGTGGTTACAGTAGTTTGTGGAGAGGAAACGGTATAAATGTACTTAAAATCGCACCAGAAAGCGCGTTGAAATTTCTGGCTTatgaacaaattaaaagataCATTAAAGGAGACAACGTTAGGGAACTCGAGATTCATGAACGGTTACTGGCAGGATCTTTAGCTGGAGGAATTAGTCAGTCAACTATATATCCACTTGaggtatgaaataaaaaaataaaaaatcatattatctaTGTATGATATTTATGTCGTTGATATTATATGTTACAGGTACTCAAAACCAGATTTGCTCTTAGAAAAACAGGAGAGTTCTCGGGTTTAGTTGATGCTatcaaaaaaatatataggcAAGGAGGATTGAAATCATTTTACAAAGGATATATTCCTAATTTACTAGGAATTCTCCCATACGCTGGTATTGATCTGGCTGTGTACGAAGTAAATATAACATtgaaagaattatttattatatcatATCTTTTATCTAGAttattgatattaatattatcgtTTTAGACATTGAAAAATTGGTATTTACGAAACCATGATAAAAGCGAGCGTCCATCGGTTTATATATTACTATTTTGTGGAACAGCTTCTAGCACGACCGGTCAAGTGTGTTCATATCCATTAGCGCTAGTCAGAACACGGTTACAAGCTAATGCAATATCAGACAAGTATCCTAATACTATGATAGGtgtttttaaagaaattcttAGAAACGAAGGACTTCCTGGTTTGTATAGAGGAATAACCCCAAACTTTTTAaaggtataaaataatttatataaataataatgatgatgatgataatgatgaatttgataaattactacatatatcatttatttttaggTGGCACCAGCTGTATCAATTAGTTACGTAGTATATGAAATCTGCAGGGAACTTTTAGGTGTTAATATGACGTgatgattatttattttaggTGATACTAATTTAACTAAATTATTCTTTGATTATATTTTAAGGTGTATAATAAATTAGCCAATCGTTGGTTAATATTATAAGCAATTTGGCATGCTCTGCCTTCTGTTAAATGTAATATCGCTTATTTATTGTTAACTCGAAGCTTccacaattatttaaacatcTATCATTCTATTTTTCGAATGTATCGTActattgatatatatatatatatatacatatattaataatacacatttataaaatatttcaaggaagagaaagagagagagattaGGTAATACAAAGTGGCCAGCATAAAATGACTCGAATTAACTTTTAACTATTTCgtatttatatacattttgTGTATGTGTTTGATAtgttgtattaataatttagtCGTCCTCACAGTTATGACTTGCATTCATATTTTACTTCCATGAAGCAAAACAAAAATGTAGATCCATAATTTCAAGATAGTAACGATAGTACAAagatattaagaaaaaaaaggtattataacttataatttcatctttttttctttttaaggGAAGGTAATGAATGATGTCAAATAGTTGCAATATTATAgcaaaaaatttctttatacaatttaaaaaataacgtCATTTAAGCGAATAATATACCTATAAAATGTAAACGAATGTATTACTTCAAAATACATTACATGATGTTACCGATTCTGAATATAAGGAGGATCGAGTTATATTGATACTGTGATGTGTATGATTATAAGCTACATTGAAGAAGTAATTCAATGCATAACatgttattaatttaaaaatttttcatttttatcattttttccaGGCAGATACATATAACGGTAATAGTAGATCCTCCGTTATAACGATGTTATGCTATGAATCACGTCATAAGTTGCACGTTTCATTAAtcctttttataatttattgtatattaaacttGTTTCACTGCTGGATATTATATTCTTACGTCTATTATTTCCAATATAATCAGTTGTGTAATGTAATGAACTTTGTGAACAAGTTGTGTACATCATGTATGctataaatatgtaaatttagGCTTTACAGTAGTATATCGTAAAATAGCATTGTAATCAAATTTGTTTACAtttctctttcaaataattgcaaaaatgacggtgttaaagaaaaaaaagaaacaatactTTTACAACTTACTCTTTCATATATGTGTGAGGTATTATCTACAATataaattcttgaaatttaaGGTACCTCGCCACATCTTCATCTTTCACATACGTAAACGGaactattaaaattataaaacccTTTCTTCTTCAAGTAATTGTAGCATCTACACGTTAAAAGTACATTGTACTTTTCAAGAactattttgtaaataatgcTTACgaatttgaagaaaaagaaaactttaCAAGATTATTATATTGAATCTCGTGAAAGTAAAATGTTTCACTGTATGAAATATGATTGCTAAATCATGATAAAGCCGACAAGTCTTACGAAAAACAGATAATTTTTTAGTTCTTTTTATGGATATCCATGTATACGTAagatatttgtaaaaaaaaataaacctaatttataaattattgtaaaaatttagtTAAATAATTGACATCGGTTATTGAATATGACTGGTAGACACAAATAATATTTCTGTCTCAAGTAATACAATATTTCgcttaggaataaaaaaaaaggaatataaaataatcGTTTTTTTTGCTGTATATCTAATTAtccatatttattaattttatgtaaatcaCCAAAGAATATCTTACAATGCCGGACATTTTTGATTGCATTATACTTGATATGTCTACTTCTGTATACAAATAACGATAATTACGATATTTATtcttacaaataaattaattgtataaaattttaaatattttattaactatctttcatttttatatcataatcatttaaataaagtaGTGAATAGTAATCGTTCCAAAGatcataaaatatatttgttttcgtattgaattttttttatatcttcataaaaataaatattgctTTGAAGAGAATTCTTCGTCATAAACTTATTgagataatttattaaattgcaGTTTCATAGTGATAAAAAATAAGTTATACACTGAAAAAAacgtattattttatattttgtacttaTTTCAtgtatacaaatataaatggaaaaaaataaatatccgaaaattgttgtattgaaataaacaaacagagaataacaaaatattttaaatgatactaacgttataataaagaaatatcaTCTTTGAGCAACAGTTCACAAAAAATGCTTTCATTTAAATGTTTATCTATTAGCCATTTAAGTAAGATGCACATATGTATACAAAAGTATGCCTGAGATAGCTGTTGAGCATCAGAATAAGATATTTAAGTGGAATGTTATAGTCAACTTTAAGCAAAATGTTATTTAGGctgtttgtaataattttgatGAATCTTCATCTAGGATCCAGTACAATTCTCCACTGTGCGGTTGTACACGAGCAGCTggcaaatttttctttatcttgCAAAATTCTCTGCgagatattaaatattaataataatatttctataatataAGTTACAAATTAGTCTTCTTAATCTTTGATAAAATAATCACCTTCACAATTCAGCTTTGCTAGATCCGACAACGGTAAATATGCATTTTTTTGCATTATTGATTACAGGAAGAGTTAGAGTGATACGAGATGGAGGAGGTTTAGGAGAATCATTAATAGGACAAACCCACAAACTTGATTCGTTCAAAAGCTTATGACCAGGAAACAGAGAACACGTATGTCCATCTGGACCTACTCCCAAAAGAAGCACATCAAAACATGGGAGACGGTCAGGAGGAAAAAAATACAGACATCTTCTTAATATAATCTTTTGCGGCATCTTCGGCTATAAGTAGGACAATGAATTTGGTTATATAATCATTACTTAAAACgtatagaaaagaaaagtttttaaacACATTAGTTTACCAGATAGATcaggatttatttttatgaactGATCTTCGGTCACTGGTATTTTTCCAATCAACTTTGACTTATATTCTCCATAAGTGGAGTCATTACTATCAAAAGGAACAATTCTTTCATCACAGAAGAAGAAATACCATTTACTCCAGTCAGTTGTAATATTAGGTAAACTCTGTGCCAATAATTTAACCACAGAGCCCCCTGATAAAAATAAGTATTTCATGATTCATTATcaaatgattattttaataaaaagaaagtaatttatgttttaaaggttacatatttaatgaatattaagtaTAGCTTACTAAGAAGTAAGTGAAAGAATATTGTTATGTATTTATACTTTAAAGATAATATACATGCAAttagaatgaaattaaaacattaattatacaaatttttctatacGTTGTTCGTAACTTATAGTCGTATAAGATTccacaaattttcatttaaaatccTATGTAGAAAATTTTAACGCATGCAGCTAATCGTTAATAGTAATTCTAGTATTTTTCAAGCTGTAATTTAAACTAATATTTGTTCGAAACATGTCACCTGATAATCCAACTTTAAGTGTATCACCGTTGGCGAATGCCTCTTCGGCACTCGTTTGAAGAAGGTTAGACAAATATGACACTATGATACAATTCTGAGGCTCGATTAGTATCTTCTCCATTATTTATCGGTAAATTTTGAACAGCACTTAAATTTAATAAGTGCAAAATTAACCAAGAACTCGTTATGGAGAATGGAAGTTGTGCAGAGTGTAGAGATGCAAGGTAGTATTAGTTAGTTATATAGCCTCAGTTAACAGTAATCAGAATACAGCATTGGACATTTACAATGACACGTGATAAGCTCATGATAACTATCTCCTAAACGTTACTATGATTACGCGAACAGTTCATTCGCATAAGAATCTATTTTTCGTGTATATGAAAACGCgatataaagtaatattatTTACTAAAAAATTCAGTTTTGGATACTTGATGGCGGgacatatttttttaatataaccTATGTTCAAACTACCATAATGTcgattgaaattgaaataatataatgagTTTCTTTGTAAACTCTGATATAATAAACTTATTTACAAAGcgaaatatatttatttattagtttAATTAAAGTCCATAATTCTAAGGTGGATTTTATACTTATGAAATGAATTGCAATAACAAATTGTAGATTATAAGATTTCTAATGCTAACTGGAGTACTATAATCAAGTCAGAATgcataatattatatatttaataaagataGAAATGCATTAGATgattattaatcaattatttGGAAGAACAAGACAACAATCATGTCATTTTGTGTGCGACTTGCGCGCAGCAAACCCATACGTTTGTTAGGAGGTATTGCAATGAAATGTTGGGCTTTCTCTGGGACTTACATACTTGCctgttttcttttatattgGTTGTATGGTGGAATCTCTGCCTTCTTTCTCCTTTGTTTCGCTACTACAGGTATATGTTTGTATTTCAATAAGAAAAATCTTAACggtattagatgtatattataattagATATATATCTTTGTAGGTATATTATATCACAGAGAAGATCAACTTGTATATCGTCCAGAATGGCCAGCTAATTCCAGGGTATATGTTCCTGCACCTTCGATATTTAATTTACCTTATCAAAGTATATATACTAGATCAAAAGATGGTACAATGTTACACATGTTCTTTATTTCTCAACCAGAAGATAAAGCAAAAAAGGTGCCTACTATATTATTTCTTCATGGCAATGCTGGTAATATGGGACATAGGTTAATATTTTTCACTTACATCAAACATGTAATTTTATCTTAATAGTTtggattaaattttcaatttattttagaCTTCAAAATGCAGTTGGATTGTATCACAATATTCAATGTAATATTTTGATGCTAGAGTATAGGGGGTATGGATTATCACAAGGTTCACCATCAGAGGAGGGTTTATACATGGATGCTTGTGCTGGAATGATTATTTGTCCAGTAGAACTGATATAAATACAAGTGAATAATAGTGTTTGGTAGATCATTAGGTACTTCATTAGGCTACATTCATTTTATACATCCATAAGTGTGTTATTCAACTTGTTTCGTTTTTATAGGTGGAGCGGTAGCAATCAATTTAGCTACAAAGccggaaaattttcaaagaatttggTGCCTTATTGTCGAAAATACTTTTACCAGTATTCCTGATATGGCTGCATACCTTTTTGGATCAAGATTTTTACAATATCTACCACTCTTCCTGTATAAAAATAAGGTATAATATTTGCTTATCGTATTTCATATggcttattttattttgcaatgaAAGGAAACTAATTATTACTAAATTTATAGTATTTATCGATTCACAAAGTGCGATCAGTAACGGTACCTACGTTATTCATTTCTGGTTTGGCGGATACATTGGTGCCAACCGCGTATGATGCAAGAACTTCATAAGAATTGCAGAAGTTCGTAATAAAACATATACTTTCTATTTCGGGAGGTACTCATAATGAAACATGGTGCCAGCCAGGATATTATCAAATATATGTAACTTCTTAAGTGAGTTGAGAGAGAATCCTGTTCAAGTGACATCCAGTCATTGGCAAATAGATGACATATAATTAGAAATACAACGTTCATTTTGCGTCCAAAGCGGTAactatattttaaaaatgatccATTACTAAGGTCAGTATATTCTAATAgataacaaatttaatttagcgTACACGAATATATTAAAGTTTCAATTGTgatcattattttaaatgaaaacatAATTTAGCTCATAACTAACGGGGATCAATATTCTATCGAAATATTTAGAGCTATATTGAACAAATGTAATGCTTCGAATcatcaaattattatattactcgAATTTagcaaaatatttatttgaaacaaaaCGTTGtgaataatgaaataactaAGTCCTTCCAATGTTAAAAGTATCTCGAACATTTAGATAGTTTCAACCTCACTGTTTTCATCGAAGTGGgctgtttttatattttaaaatatattgtatttCCGATGTAATGGCACAACCCAAAAGGGGTGAATCTACATAAAAAAGTAAGTTAAAAATGCATTAAAAATCctgtatttcaaaaaatttttaaaacctGCCATAAAAAATTGGCGCCATCTTGTGTTAAGTGTTAAAAATGAGCCTTTTTTGTTTTACCGATAGGGAGTGCAAACAATATATTTATAGTTATCCTTGTCAACACCAGGCGGCGCTCTAGTACAGTGGCGgtcttttttttaaacattcaaaatttaaattaattttcgacTCACTTTTTCATATTCACCCTCTTTTTGGTTTTGTCCCACCAAGTCGGAAATACCCTGTATAAATGCAGAAGTGCtaatgtatgtatgtgtgtgaaTTTAAGAATACATTTTAGGTATGTATAggtatttattttcattcttttataAGATACAATATATGCATTAAAATGCGCGTATGTatgtttttatatgtacacCGTGTATtcgaaataatatttcatttattcttaTCTTTCAATAACATTTACATCTTCTCTgcattcaaaaataaaattgatcgAATACGTACAAAATAGCATACTTAAAAAATTAAGGATTTTTATCGGGTAGTAGATAATAactttttcaaatgaaataatcattatcttatagttttttaaatatgtttgaAACTAGCAATATAATAACTACTTTTgttgtattttataattagttaaaaatGTACGACACataattttacattacttatttacaaattatatcattataaaaaatataagacagataaatttatataatagagagtaataaatattaaaacttCCTATTAATTCTCCTCTTTTTCATGGCAATTTTTTGTGTCCAAATAATgcctattattattaaacttGATAATACAGTTAGAGCTATTCCCATAACAATTAACCAACCAGTACTGGACTCAAATGTTACTTTCTTATTTACTACA
This region of Osmia bicornis bicornis chromosome 5, iOsmBic2.1, whole genome shotgun sequence genomic DNA includes:
- the LOC114871024 gene encoding calcium-binding mitochondrial carrier protein SCaMC-2, whose translation is MPDNRGNVVHGVMPPHYLHKLPAEDEERLENIFQKLDLDGNGRIDVKDLSKALREVGVDKSYAEKFLARSDSTKSGDISLAEFIHYVREHEKNLRLQFSHLDRNKDGKIDLEELVKSFEELGITMDYSEAKRLLQRMDTDGSLTITFNEWRDFLLYAPSSDLPGLIEYWHHTNYMDIGEDIAVPEDFTTNEMVSGMWWRHLVAGGVAGIVSRTCTAPLDRIKVYLQVHGTRHCKIRSCFSYMLREGGYSSLWRGNGINVLKIAPESALKFLAYEQIKRYIKGDNVRELEIHERLLAGSLAGGISQSTIYPLEVLKTRFALRKTGEFSGLVDAIKKIYRQGGLKSFYKGYIPNLLGILPYAGIDLAVYETLKNWYLRNHDKSERPSVYILLFCGTASSTTGQVCSYPLALVRTRLQANAISDKYPNTMIGVFKEILRNEGLPGLYRGITPNFLKVAPAVSISYVVYEICRELLGVNMT
- the LOC114871058 gene encoding LOW QUALITY PROTEIN: 6-phosphogluconolactonase (The sequence of the model RefSeq protein was modified relative to this genomic sequence to represent the inferred CDS: deleted 1 base in 1 codon; substituted 1 base at 1 genomic stop codon), yielding MEKILIEPQNCIIVSYLSNLLQTSAEEAFANGDTLKVGLSGGSVVKLLAQSLPNITTDWSKWYFFFCDERIVPFDSNDSTYGEYKSKLIGKIPVTEDQFIKINPDLSAEDAAKDYIKKMSVFFPPDRLPCFDVLLLGVGPDGHTCSLFPGHKLLNESSLWVCPINDSPKPPPSRITLTLPVINNAKKCIFTVVGSSKAELXREFCKIKKNLPAARVQPHSGELYWILDEDSSKLLQTA
- the LOC114871057 gene encoding LOW QUALITY PROTEIN: protein ABHD13 (The sequence of the model RefSeq protein was modified relative to this genomic sequence to represent the inferred CDS: inserted 3 bases in 3 codons; deleted 3 bases in 2 codons) — encoded protein: MSFCVRLARSKPIRLLGGIAMKCWAFSGTYILACFLLYWLYGGISAFFLLCFATTGILYHREDQLVYRPEWPANSRVYVPAPSIFNLPYQSIYTRSKDGTMLHMFFISQPEDKAKKVPTILFLHGNAGNMGHRLQNAVGLYHNIQCNILMLEYRGYGLSQGSPSEEGLYMDACAGXDYLSSRTDINTSEXIVFGRSLGGAVAINLATKPENFQRIWCLIVENTFTSIPDMAAYLFGSRFLQYLPLFLYKNKYLSIHKVRSVTVPTLFISGLADTLVPPRMMQELHKNCRSSIKHILSISGGTHNETWCQPGYYQXICNFLSELRENPVQVTSSHWQIDDI